In a single window of the Roseiconus lacunae genome:
- a CDS encoding helix-turn-helix domain-containing protein yields the protein MRYAFRLAELLGHTPDRRKRPGTIKSIVEHTGLDRHQVASLLKNEAKYIPLDALSRLCDYLIDQGHATAEQLPGALFAVNPENFWELIARRNEIEIIVGVRATDANATPEGASVVASDSVLVGEVLSGVSTLGGVAKHKETEPGEEKREVPMPDRFQQTLVWSPGQVEPQDVRRRAEEVFDGFVDATGDRGMICVGSIKSNPVVELLFSDVFGFTPFVTEDDVDDVQARSCPFFLRYRDTDPKPDSASAGTRLSKNEDAPEPGFYYEKDDGTWEFAGGKNKDTAMVFYIYREALGRLDMVLSGFSGRATRLLAKTLAIRGEEFWPPVYERGGDIIGAYLVTYEQPEDTQGRDDALFNPSGPAEIMPLPTEAIARRMARR from the coding sequence ATGAGATACGCATTTCGGCTAGCTGAGCTGCTGGGCCACACCCCTGACCGTCGCAAACGTCCGGGAACGATTAAATCGATCGTCGAACACACCGGACTGGATCGCCATCAGGTTGCTTCGCTTTTGAAAAACGAAGCCAAATACATTCCACTCGATGCGTTGTCACGCCTGTGCGATTACTTGATCGATCAAGGTCACGCGACCGCCGAACAATTGCCCGGTGCCTTGTTCGCGGTCAACCCCGAGAACTTTTGGGAGCTGATCGCCCGTCGCAATGAAATCGAGATCATCGTTGGCGTTCGTGCGACCGACGCCAACGCGACCCCCGAAGGCGCCTCGGTTGTCGCTAGCGATTCGGTTCTGGTCGGTGAAGTCCTGAGTGGTGTTTCGACTCTCGGCGGAGTTGCCAAGCACAAGGAAACCGAGCCTGGCGAAGAAAAACGCGAAGTCCCGATGCCGGATCGATTCCAACAAACCCTGGTTTGGAGCCCCGGCCAAGTCGAACCACAAGATGTTCGCCGTCGTGCCGAAGAAGTGTTCGACGGATTTGTTGATGCCACCGGCGATCGCGGCATGATTTGCGTCGGCAGTATCAAAAGTAATCCGGTGGTCGAGCTGCTATTCTCGGACGTGTTTGGATTCACACCGTTTGTGACCGAAGACGACGTCGACGATGTCCAGGCTCGCTCGTGCCCGTTCTTCTTGCGTTATCGCGATACCGACCCAAAGCCGGACAGCGCTTCGGCGGGAACCCGGTTGAGCAAGAACGAAGACGCCCCCGAACCAGGGTTCTATTACGAAAAAGACGACGGAACCTGGGAATTCGCTGGCGGTAAAAACAAAGACACCGCAATGGTGTTCTACATTTACCGAGAAGCCCTCGGGCGCCTCGATATGGTGCTCAGCGGTTTCTCCGGTCGCGCCACCCGTTTGTTGGCAAAGACCCTTGCCATTCGCGGTGAAGAATTTTGGCCGCCGGTCTACGAAAGAGGCGGTGACATCATCGGCGCCTATTTGGTGACGTACGAACAACCCGAAGACACGCAAGGTCGTGACGACGCGTTGTTCAATCCCAGCGGGCCGGCCGAAATCATGCCGCTACCGACCGAAGCGATCGCGCGACGAATGGCTCGCCGATAA
- a CDS encoding class I SAM-dependent methyltransferase gives MGKRQSQPKNLTAAEQADKFDLYQRSVQTPEHEVEFFEQAYREAYNRKPITLREDFCGTFAVCCEWAKSSKRRTAIGVDLCSETLQWGRDHNLALLTSEQQQRVRLLEQDVRDGNTEPVDVLAAQNFSFWIFKTRREVIEYFKTARSHLAERGIMVMDMMGGGECYTERHTDKRTIKKGKKGFAYHWTQESFNPITADASFSISFKFPDGSKLKRAFEYHWRFWTIPEVREMLAEAGFRETQVYWERENEEDPELDGGWYRCGAADSDPSWICYIVAIK, from the coding sequence ATGGGAAAACGCCAAAGCCAACCGAAGAACCTGACCGCTGCCGAACAGGCCGATAAATTTGACCTCTATCAACGGTCGGTGCAAACACCCGAGCACGAGGTCGAGTTCTTCGAACAGGCATATCGCGAAGCCTACAATCGCAAACCCATTACCCTTCGCGAGGATTTCTGTGGCACCTTTGCGGTCTGCTGCGAATGGGCGAAATCCAGCAAACGACGAACCGCGATCGGTGTCGACCTGTGCAGCGAAACGCTGCAGTGGGGCAGAGACCATAACTTGGCACTGTTGACTTCCGAGCAACAACAGCGAGTCCGACTACTCGAACAAGACGTTCGCGATGGCAACACCGAACCGGTCGATGTACTCGCCGCCCAAAATTTTTCGTTTTGGATCTTCAAGACACGGCGCGAGGTGATTGAGTACTTCAAGACCGCCCGTTCACACCTCGCCGAACGCGGCATCATGGTGATGGACATGATGGGCGGTGGTGAATGTTACACCGAACGACACACCGACAAGCGAACAATCAAGAAAGGCAAAAAGGGCTTTGCCTATCACTGGACCCAGGAATCTTTCAATCCGATCACGGCCGATGCGTCGTTTTCGATCTCATTCAAATTTCCCGACGGTAGTAAGCTCAAACGAGCTTTTGAATACCACTGGCGGTTCTGGACGATCCCCGAAGTCCGTGAGATGCTGGCGGAAGCCGGCTTCCGCGAAACTCAAGTCTACTGGGAACGCGAAAACGAAGAAGACCCTGAGCTCGACGGCGGCTGGTATCGCTGCGGCGCCGCCGACAGCGATCCCAGCTGGATCTGCTACATCGTCGCGATCAAATAA
- a CDS encoding DUF3500 domain-containing protein: protein MRLTAALFAVVCLVAIGLKTADDTGTQVATYANQFLSQLDDDQKSKAVMDYDSDKRVDWHFIPKDTRKGLALRDMNEAQRVDALRLLRSALSEAGYSKASRIMLMEGLLREIEGDDRRWERDPQKYFVTIFGTPGEKGPWGLSFEGHHLSMNFSFEGGAMVDSTPQFFAANPATVMNEVPELSGKLLPGKGTRILKDEEQLAFDLINSLEGETKEAAIINQDAPAEIRFAGEPQAKVGEPEGVAYAALGDDAKATLKKLVMTYVNVVAGPIASERESIIEEDGWDNVHFAWAGPTEPGIGHYYRVRGKRFLIEFVNTQPDAAGNPANHIHCVWRDLSGDFNLASAE from the coding sequence ATGCGTTTGACCGCAGCCCTGTTTGCCGTTGTTTGTCTGGTCGCGATCGGACTAAAAACGGCCGACGACACCGGCACCCAAGTCGCGACCTATGCCAACCAGTTTCTCAGCCAGCTGGATGACGATCAGAAATCCAAGGCGGTGATGGACTATGACAGCGACAAACGCGTGGATTGGCACTTTATCCCGAAAGACACTCGGAAGGGACTGGCGCTACGTGACATGAACGAAGCCCAGCGGGTCGATGCATTGCGTCTGTTGCGCTCGGCGCTGAGCGAAGCTGGGTATTCGAAAGCCAGCCGCATCATGCTGATGGAAGGCCTACTGCGAGAAATCGAAGGCGACGATCGGCGTTGGGAGCGTGACCCGCAAAAGTACTTTGTCACCATCTTCGGAACGCCAGGTGAAAAAGGTCCTTGGGGACTTAGTTTCGAAGGTCACCACCTATCGATGAATTTCAGCTTCGAAGGCGGCGCGATGGTCGATAGCACCCCACAGTTCTTTGCCGCGAATCCGGCGACGGTGATGAACGAGGTTCCCGAACTGTCCGGCAAGTTGTTGCCCGGAAAAGGAACTCGGATCCTGAAAGACGAAGAACAACTCGCGTTCGATCTGATTAACTCACTCGAGGGCGAAACAAAAGAGGCGGCGATCATCAATCAAGATGCACCGGCAGAGATTCGATTTGCCGGCGAGCCACAAGCCAAGGTGGGGGAACCGGAAGGTGTCGCCTATGCGGCACTCGGCGACGATGCCAAGGCAACGCTTAAAAAGCTCGTGATGACCTATGTTAACGTTGTCGCCGGGCCGATCGCGAGTGAGCGAGAAAGCATTATCGAAGAAGATGGCTGGGACAACGTTCACTTCGCATGGGCCGGCCCGACTGAGCCTGGCATCGGGCACTACTACCGGGTTCGCGGCAAGCGTTTCCTGATCGAGTTCGTCAATACGCAACCCGATGCGGCTGGCAACCCGGCAAACCATATCCACTGTGTGTGGCGTGACCTTTCGGGCGACTTTAATCTCGCGTCGGCCGAGTAA
- a CDS encoding AraC family transcriptional regulator has protein sequence MSTIPHQTIHPLQADFFDRMGGFQQFQQLFAHLPDVYFFFKDTNSRMMGASNAILKRLGVDKEEEVIGTTDFDHFPAQLAQEFIRDDQSVMRTGRPLINRVEIWYTEQRLLDWFVTTKLPVYGRDGSVIGVMGTVRDYSGAKEEIKAYSEVDDILNFIHNNLDRKIGVTELAQIAGISSRQLHRRFVQLFGLNVQEFLAKTRIKAASDALIHTDSSVGEIAARFGFCDQSAFTQQFKKHIGETPLRYRKRHHSLPRI, from the coding sequence ATGAGCACGATACCACATCAAACTATCCATCCGCTGCAAGCCGACTTTTTTGATCGGATGGGTGGCTTTCAGCAATTTCAGCAGCTCTTTGCGCACCTTCCGGATGTCTATTTCTTTTTCAAAGACACGAACAGCCGGATGATGGGCGCTAGCAACGCGATCCTGAAACGCCTGGGCGTCGATAAAGAAGAGGAAGTCATCGGCACGACCGATTTCGACCATTTCCCGGCGCAATTAGCGCAAGAGTTTATTCGCGATGATCAATCGGTGATGCGTACCGGTCGCCCGCTGATCAACCGCGTCGAGATCTGGTACACCGAACAACGATTGCTGGATTGGTTTGTAACGACCAAGCTACCGGTCTACGGCCGTGACGGGTCGGTCATCGGGGTGATGGGGACCGTTCGCGATTACAGCGGTGCCAAGGAAGAGATCAAAGCTTACTCGGAAGTCGACGATATCCTGAATTTCATTCATAACAACTTGGATCGAAAAATCGGTGTCACCGAACTCGCCCAAATCGCCGGCATCTCGTCTCGCCAACTCCATCGCCGCTTCGTTCAACTGTTTGGCCTGAATGTTCAAGAGTTCTTGGCCAAGACCCGAATCAAGGCAGCCAGCGATGCGTTGATCCACACCGATTCGAGTGTCGGTGAAATCGCAGCCCGCTTTGGTTTTTGCGACCAAAGCGCCTTCACACAACAGTTCAAAAAGCACATCGGTGAAACTCCACTCCGTTATCGCAAACGACACCATAGCCTTCCCCGCATCTAA
- a CDS encoding sulfatase family protein, which produces MLKPIGTVGALCLIALVNSVGSCQADRPNILIAISDDQSYPHASAYGEQAISTPAFDRIAKSGVLFRNAFTPAPGCSPMRAAFLTGREVWQIREAGTHASYFPTDLPVYTQQLEQAGYHVGMTGKGWSPGKALGWPHNPAGKSYSKHKMKSPKGISSNDYAANFDAFLDDNADGKPFCFWYGATEPHRVFDKGIGARNGIDPATVTVPGFLPDTDEVRQDIADYLYEIQWFDQHLQRMLDRLEQEGLLGNTLVVVTSDNGMSFPRAKANLYEYGIHMPLAIAWPQQIPGGQTNDDLVSLIDVTKSLFSAAGVAADQADQLPGIDLLPNLRNASEKKPQRRYVYSGRERHSSSRFNTLGYPCRCVRSNSYLYIRNFTPQRYPAGAPQKYASAIYDDGGNLIDGKLGPAEGGYHDIDACPTLDFMIAHQDETVVRQRLQDAVALRPAEELYDVRVDPDCLKNLIGNPAHAQTHRELSDQLTKYLTETGDLRVTDPEAAHVWETYPRISGLRWFPVPAWAKNNPSLIPTQPWLEKKRPR; this is translated from the coding sequence ATGTTGAAACCCATTGGCACCGTCGGTGCGTTATGCTTGATCGCACTTGTCAACTCGGTCGGTTCCTGTCAAGCCGATCGCCCCAACATCCTGATCGCGATCTCCGATGACCAGTCCTATCCACATGCAAGTGCGTACGGCGAACAGGCGATTTCGACCCCGGCGTTTGATCGAATTGCAAAGTCGGGCGTATTGTTCCGCAATGCATTCACGCCCGCCCCTGGCTGCAGTCCCATGCGAGCCGCCTTTTTAACCGGACGTGAAGTCTGGCAAATTCGCGAAGCCGGAACCCACGCCAGTTACTTTCCGACGGACCTTCCTGTTTACACCCAACAGCTTGAACAAGCCGGTTACCACGTCGGCATGACGGGAAAAGGCTGGTCGCCAGGGAAGGCTCTTGGATGGCCGCACAACCCCGCTGGTAAATCGTACAGCAAGCACAAGATGAAGTCGCCCAAAGGGATTTCGTCGAATGACTACGCGGCAAACTTTGATGCTTTCCTAGATGACAACGCAGATGGAAAACCGTTTTGCTTTTGGTACGGTGCGACCGAACCGCACCGAGTATTTGACAAAGGCATCGGGGCTCGCAATGGCATCGATCCGGCAACCGTTACCGTCCCCGGCTTCTTGCCTGACACCGATGAAGTCCGCCAAGACATCGCCGACTACCTGTATGAAATTCAGTGGTTTGACCAACACCTCCAGCGGATGCTTGACCGGCTGGAACAAGAAGGCCTACTTGGCAATACGCTGGTCGTCGTGACCAGCGATAACGGCATGTCATTCCCGCGGGCGAAAGCCAACCTTTACGAATACGGCATCCACATGCCACTGGCGATTGCCTGGCCACAACAGATTCCCGGTGGCCAAACTAACGATGATCTGGTCAGCCTGATTGACGTGACGAAAAGCCTCTTTAGTGCCGCCGGTGTCGCTGCGGACCAAGCCGATCAGCTTCCCGGGATCGACCTGCTCCCCAATCTTCGGAACGCCTCCGAAAAAAAGCCGCAACGCCGGTATGTCTACAGTGGCCGAGAACGTCACTCCTCGTCGCGATTTAATACGCTTGGCTATCCCTGCCGCTGTGTTCGATCAAACAGCTATCTCTACATCCGAAACTTCACGCCACAGCGATACCCGGCCGGGGCGCCGCAAAAGTACGCGAGTGCTATCTATGATGACGGCGGGAATTTGATCGACGGCAAGCTCGGTCCCGCGGAAGGCGGCTACCACGATATCGATGCTTGCCCGACACTTGATTTCATGATCGCTCACCAAGATGAAACCGTGGTCCGGCAACGACTTCAGGATGCCGTCGCACTGCGCCCCGCCGAAGAACTTTACGATGTTCGCGTGGACCCCGATTGCTTAAAAAATCTCATCGGCAATCCGGCGCACGCACAAACGCACCGCGAACTCTCCGATCAGTTGACAAAGTATCTGACCGAAACGGGTGACTTACGGGTGACCGACCCCGAAGCGGCACATGTATGGGAAACGTATCCGCGAATCAGCGGATTGCGATGGTTCCCCGTGCCCGCGTGGGCAAAGAACAATCCGAGCTTGATTCCGACACAACCATGGCTGGAGAAGAAACGCCCACGCTAA
- the cbiE gene encoding precorrin-6y C5,15-methyltransferase (decarboxylating) subunit CbiE, with protein MTARIHIVGIGDDGLDGLTGHAKSLLGAAEVVIGSTMLLERIGSSLSAERIECNGGLDELKQAISRLPDKPTVLLASGDPLFYGIANYLTETVGKDRFEIVPHVSSMQLAFARVKESWDDAYLSNLAVQPLDRVVDMIRSAERVGLFTTESITPSVVAEALLDRRIEYFHAYVCENLGTPHETVTRGDLRSFLGQNFSPLNVMVLVRRTGAADLPSSGKRTRLFGNPDDVFLQSRPKRGLLTPSEVRCVALAELELRPDSIVWDVGAGSGALAIEAASIASSGKVFAIEMDAEDYNLMLQNAERFDVPSLVPVHGQAPAAWSSLPDPHAVFVGGSGRIVPDLVRGAAERMKTGRIVISVSSPDNLVAVQSVLEAAEFRTEVRMINIARGQQQLDRVRFESLNPTFLIVGGK; from the coding sequence GTGACCGCTCGGATTCATATTGTCGGAATTGGCGATGACGGATTAGATGGACTGACCGGACACGCCAAATCGCTGCTCGGAGCGGCCGAGGTGGTGATCGGTTCTACGATGTTGTTGGAACGAATTGGTTCATCGCTATCCGCCGAGCGAATCGAATGTAATGGTGGACTGGACGAGTTGAAGCAAGCGATCTCACGATTGCCCGACAAGCCCACCGTACTGCTCGCCAGCGGTGACCCGTTGTTTTATGGCATCGCGAATTACTTGACCGAAACGGTCGGTAAAGATCGGTTCGAGATCGTACCGCATGTCAGTTCGATGCAATTGGCGTTCGCCCGTGTTAAGGAAAGTTGGGACGACGCCTATCTTTCGAATCTTGCCGTTCAGCCACTCGATCGAGTTGTTGACATGATTCGTTCGGCAGAGCGGGTCGGGTTGTTTACGACCGAATCGATCACGCCATCGGTGGTTGCCGAAGCATTGCTCGATCGCCGGATCGAGTATTTTCACGCGTACGTTTGTGAGAACTTGGGGACACCACATGAAACGGTCACGCGAGGCGACTTGCGTTCGTTTTTGGGGCAAAACTTTTCACCACTGAACGTGATGGTGCTGGTTCGGCGAACCGGTGCGGCTGACTTGCCTAGCTCGGGAAAGCGTACGCGCCTGTTCGGCAATCCTGACGATGTGTTTTTGCAGTCTCGTCCCAAACGTGGATTGCTGACGCCGTCGGAGGTTCGCTGCGTGGCCTTGGCTGAATTGGAGCTTCGACCGGACTCAATCGTCTGGGACGTCGGTGCCGGAAGTGGCGCATTGGCGATTGAAGCCGCATCGATCGCATCGTCTGGCAAAGTTTTTGCGATCGAAATGGACGCCGAGGATTACAACTTGATGCTTCAGAACGCCGAGCGTTTTGATGTTCCCTCGCTCGTACCCGTACACGGTCAAGCGCCCGCGGCTTGGTCGAGTCTGCCGGACCCGCACGCGGTGTTCGTTGGCGGAAGTGGCCGAATCGTTCCCGATTTGGTGCGTGGCGCGGCCGAGCGAATGAAGACCGGACGGATCGTGATCAGTGTCTCGAGCCCCGACAACTTGGTTGCCGTTCAGTCGGTTTTAGAAGCCGCCGAGTTCCGAACCGAGGTGCGAATGATCAACATCGCACGCGGCCAGCAGCAGCTTGACCGAGTGCGTTTCGAATCACTCAACCCCACATTCTTAATCGTCGGTGGCAAATAG
- a CDS encoding redoxin domain-containing protein, producing the protein MMKLNGLIGCLAVAATLASIPSVSAKEPVAVGDKAPDFELPIQGEDAYATLSKLTEDGPVVVVVLRGYPGYQCAACQRQVSSLLNRRKALAAATGDKPHRVVLVYPGPETELDKYADQFIGAKRVPDTFLFVRDPDMKMVSEWGLRWKAPRETAYPSTYVIGPGQRVKWNKVSESHGGRATVEEILKGLKSS; encoded by the coding sequence ATGATGAAATTGAATGGGCTGATCGGCTGTTTGGCAGTGGCGGCGACGTTGGCGTCAATCCCTTCGGTCTCGGCAAAAGAGCCCGTCGCGGTTGGTGATAAAGCTCCCGATTTTGAATTGCCCATCCAAGGCGAAGACGCCTATGCAACCCTTTCCAAGTTGACCGAGGACGGACCCGTCGTCGTCGTTGTTTTACGAGGTTATCCAGGCTATCAGTGCGCCGCATGCCAACGTCAAGTCAGCAGTTTGTTGAACCGTCGTAAGGCGCTCGCAGCTGCGACGGGCGACAAGCCGCATCGCGTGGTCTTAGTTTATCCCGGACCGGAAACGGAGCTCGACAAATATGCCGACCAGTTTATCGGAGCCAAACGCGTGCCCGATACTTTCTTATTCGTTCGTGACCCCGACATGAAAATGGTTAGCGAATGGGGGCTACGATGGAAAGCTCCCCGGGAGACCGCCTACCCATCGACCTATGTGATCGGGCCGGGGCAGCGAGTCAAGTGGAACAAGGTCAGTGAATCACACGGTGGTCGGGCAACCGTTGAAGAAATCCTCAAAGGGCTGAAGTCGTCTTAG
- a CDS encoding sugar phosphate isomerase/epimerase family protein, giving the protein MNRIENDYSFSRRQWLTAAAATGLAAWLARPVHGWAAQSAAGLPYLNRLGLQLYTVRDQMAEDPRATLRAIAAAGYKQVELMSIDEEALQLAAMAREEGLRVHSGFLNWRCIASPENNSGLNVEQSIEMAERIGLRHVVFGYIDKGSRDTADKIKAIADRSNQAAAKTRDAGMRMAYHNHSFEFGDLDGGKTNAYDIFIERFDPQLMDFELDVFWVKIGGHDPIALMKKLAGRITMVHLKDLKDGTATIHDEGNVPKDAFQECGDGTIDIPAVMQLAKEIGVLECHVEQDQSPAPLESIAESYRFLANASVVD; this is encoded by the coding sequence ATGAATCGAATCGAAAACGACTATTCATTCAGCCGCCGACAATGGCTCACCGCTGCGGCGGCGACAGGCTTGGCCGCCTGGCTGGCCCGACCTGTTCATGGTTGGGCGGCTCAGTCGGCGGCAGGACTTCCGTATCTGAATCGTCTTGGTTTGCAGCTATACACGGTCCGTGACCAGATGGCCGAAGATCCTCGCGCGACGTTGCGGGCGATTGCCGCGGCGGGCTACAAGCAGGTCGAGTTGATGTCGATTGATGAGGAGGCTTTGCAATTGGCTGCCATGGCACGTGAGGAAGGCCTTCGCGTTCATAGCGGTTTCTTGAATTGGCGATGTATCGCTTCGCCCGAAAATAATTCCGGTTTGAACGTCGAACAGTCAATCGAAATGGCCGAGAGGATCGGCCTGCGGCATGTCGTATTCGGCTATATCGACAAAGGGTCGCGTGACACGGCAGACAAGATTAAGGCGATCGCAGATCGGTCCAACCAAGCAGCCGCGAAAACACGTGACGCCGGTATGCGGATGGCTTATCACAATCATTCTTTCGAATTTGGCGATCTGGATGGCGGAAAGACAAACGCCTACGACATTTTCATCGAACGGTTTGATCCGCAGTTGATGGATTTTGAGTTGGATGTTTTTTGGGTCAAAATCGGTGGTCACGATCCGATCGCGCTGATGAAGAAGTTGGCCGGACGCATCACGATGGTCCATCTCAAGGATCTGAAGGATGGGACTGCGACGATTCATGACGAAGGAAACGTGCCCAAGGATGCCTTTCAGGAATGCGGCGACGGGACAATTGACATACCCGCGGTGATGCAACTTGCGAAGGAAATTGGTGTTTTGGAATGCCATGTCGAGCAAGACCAATCACCGGCACCACTGGAAAGTATCGCGGAGAGTTATCGTTTCTTGGCAAACGCCTCGGTAGTCGATTAG
- a CDS encoding rhomboid family intramembrane serine protease, whose translation MGLYERDYGRDDEMSPWERHQRSQQPKSMAIIVLAVTCGAWVLDILTTKNVDGTRVSVMAEWFACYGTSLIQPWYWYQFLSYGFVHDIERPFHILFNMFNLFFFGRAIEMRLGRWEFLRFYLVSVVFAGALGALTYWVAGDPSGRFIGASGAVSALLILFVCFDPHADLNWFGIVQIKAMWIVVAFLVWNVYGSLQMLSGPNRMGGGTAFTVHLAGAAFAYLYHAKRWNLAWLDPSRFQQSFGTSVRRSRLKIHDPDSKLRKEEEEVDKILAKIHASGEESLTRAERRILERHSRRQREMRNQK comes from the coding sequence ATGGGACTGTATGAACGCGACTACGGTCGCGACGACGAGATGTCACCTTGGGAACGTCATCAACGCTCCCAGCAGCCGAAAAGCATGGCGATCATCGTATTAGCGGTGACCTGTGGTGCCTGGGTGCTGGACATTCTGACAACGAAAAACGTTGACGGAACGCGAGTGAGCGTGATGGCCGAGTGGTTCGCTTGCTACGGGACGTCGTTGATTCAGCCCTGGTATTGGTATCAGTTTCTTAGCTACGGATTTGTTCATGATATTGAGCGTCCGTTCCACATCCTGTTCAATATGTTCAACCTGTTCTTCTTCGGACGGGCAATTGAAATGCGGTTGGGACGTTGGGAATTCCTTCGTTTCTATTTAGTTTCGGTCGTCTTTGCCGGAGCGCTTGGGGCATTGACTTACTGGGTTGCCGGTGATCCGAGTGGTCGATTCATCGGGGCAAGTGGCGCGGTGTCGGCGCTGTTAATCCTTTTTGTTTGTTTCGACCCACATGCCGATTTGAATTGGTTCGGTATCGTTCAGATCAAGGCAATGTGGATCGTTGTCGCATTCTTGGTTTGGAACGTTTATGGGTCATTGCAGATGCTCAGCGGTCCTAACCGAATGGGTGGCGGAACGGCGTTCACCGTCCACCTGGCGGGGGCTGCGTTTGCCTACCTCTATCATGCCAAACGCTGGAATTTGGCTTGGCTTGACCCATCTCGATTTCAGCAGTCTTTTGGGACATCGGTCCGGCGTTCGCGGCTAAAGATTCACGATCCCGATTCAAAGCTTCGAAAAGAGGAAGAGGAAGTCGACAAGATTTTGGCTAAAATTCATGCGTCGGGTGAAGAGAGTCTGACCCGAGCTGAAAGGCGAATTCTGGAACGCCACAGCCGTCGCCAGCGCGAGATGCGCAACCAAAAGTAA